A stretch of the Saprospiraceae bacterium genome encodes the following:
- the dnaE gene encoding DNA polymerase III subunit alpha yields MPEFCHLHCHTQFSLLDGATDIASLMKKAASDGQKAVALTDHGNMFGCFSFVKEAKANGLKPILGCEFYLVPDRHRHSFAKSAGEKDERYHQLLLAKNQTGYENLSKLCSLGFIEGLYGKFPRIDKELLLKYHEGLIATSCCVGAEIPQAIVKGNLALAESKLNWWMDLFGEDFYIELQRHRGCDDIDGSGVSQEQINQTLLGFAKKYNLKVIATNDVHYLEEADYLPHDILLCINTNSNVEEVDRFQFPSSDFYFKTTDQMLMQFKDVPFAVEQTAEIAGRCFYPNLERDVLLPNFPIPRPFTTQNEYLEHLVFTGAKKRYGQIDSQLETRLQFELSVIEKMNFAGYFLIVQDFIRAARELGVSVGPGRGSAAGSAVAYCLTITDIDPIKYNLLFERFLNPERISWPDIDIDFDDRGRQKVLDYVVQKYGKNQVAQIVTFGTMAAKSSIRDVARVKKLDLSISDRLAKLVPTRPGINLKNILDDKANNLEEFTPEEKSKVQDLRNILKLKNLESEVLEMAMKVEGSVRNTGVHAAGIIIAPDDIAKFIPVCTAKDTDLLVTQVEGNVIEYTGLLKMDFLGLNTLSIIQDALSNIVKRHGSEKQIQLDEIPLDDPLTLELFQKGNTTGIFQFESEGMRSNLKSLKPNGIEDIIAMNALFRPGPMAFIDEFINRKNKKQQIEYPHPWLETLLQPTYGIMVYQEQIMQTAQIMADYSLGEADVLRRAMGKKKKEEMDKQSSLFVERAGLKGIDEAKAKDIFEVMAKFAAYGFNRSHAAAYSVLAFQTAYLKAHYPAEYMAAVLTANKSNVSDLRVYLNECQKMKLTVLGPDINESEMEFTVNAKGQIRFGLSALKGIGEGPVSDILIERNEFGLFKDFADLAKRLSSKVFNKKVIESLVYGGAFDCFSNMHRAQYFAPIDKYPSYIECMIRWGSQYQASINSQQASLFGNSLANDISIPKIPECAPWTSIEKLAHEVEIAGIYLSSHPLDDYQLEIRNINSISLDKIETFMEESKLGNRLRICGLMAEVQHRTTQKGDGFAIFKLQDYFGSVTIRLFKEQYLQYKGLLENGKAVMVDGFFEKSKYRQNDDEIVFRVVNMMLLSSAIPFITKKFTVYIRLEAITDELIKRMDKSLKAHKGTMPLKLQVIDMAQEQQLGFVSTKKVSVSSELLAELEELGLNYKLN; encoded by the coding sequence ATGCCCGAATTTTGCCATTTACACTGCCATACCCAGTTTTCTTTGCTTGATGGAGCGACTGATATAGCCTCTTTGATGAAAAAAGCTGCTTCTGATGGTCAAAAGGCAGTTGCACTAACCGATCACGGCAATATGTTTGGCTGTTTCAGTTTTGTGAAAGAAGCCAAAGCCAACGGACTAAAACCGATCCTTGGTTGTGAGTTTTACCTGGTTCCGGATCGTCACAGGCATAGTTTTGCGAAAAGCGCTGGCGAGAAAGACGAACGGTATCATCAATTATTACTGGCAAAAAATCAAACGGGTTACGAAAACCTCTCAAAATTATGTTCCTTAGGTTTTATCGAAGGTCTTTATGGCAAATTTCCACGAATCGATAAAGAATTATTGCTGAAATACCATGAAGGATTGATCGCAACCAGTTGTTGTGTCGGAGCTGAAATTCCACAAGCGATCGTCAAAGGCAATCTGGCTTTGGCAGAATCGAAACTTAACTGGTGGATGGATTTATTTGGTGAAGATTTTTATATCGAATTGCAAAGACATCGAGGTTGTGATGACATTGATGGATCCGGTGTCAGTCAGGAACAGATTAATCAAACCTTATTGGGATTTGCAAAAAAATACAATTTAAAAGTCATTGCAACCAATGATGTACACTATCTTGAAGAAGCCGATTACCTTCCTCATGATATTTTGTTATGTATTAATACCAACTCCAATGTTGAAGAAGTAGATCGCTTTCAATTTCCGAGTTCGGATTTTTATTTTAAGACTACCGATCAAATGTTGATGCAATTCAAGGATGTTCCATTTGCAGTGGAACAAACTGCTGAAATTGCAGGTCGCTGTTTTTATCCAAACCTCGAACGCGATGTGTTGTTGCCTAATTTTCCAATTCCACGGCCATTCACCACTCAAAATGAATACCTCGAACATTTAGTTTTTACGGGAGCTAAAAAACGGTATGGCCAGATTGATTCACAATTGGAAACCCGCTTGCAATTTGAGTTATCGGTTATTGAGAAAATGAATTTTGCAGGATATTTTTTAATTGTCCAGGATTTTATTCGTGCTGCAAGAGAATTGGGAGTTAGTGTTGGACCCGGCAGAGGAAGTGCCGCAGGATCGGCAGTTGCTTATTGTTTGACGATAACGGATATTGATCCAATTAAATACAATTTACTTTTTGAACGTTTTTTAAATCCGGAGCGGATTTCATGGCCTGATATTGATATTGATTTTGATGATCGCGGGCGACAAAAAGTCTTGGATTATGTCGTTCAAAAATATGGAAAAAATCAGGTAGCTCAAATTGTAACTTTTGGAACCATGGCTGCCAAATCTTCGATTCGTGATGTGGCCCGGGTTAAAAAATTAGATCTGTCAATTTCTGACAGACTTGCAAAATTGGTCCCAACCAGACCCGGCATCAATCTAAAAAATATTTTAGATGATAAAGCCAATAATCTGGAAGAGTTTACACCCGAAGAAAAAAGCAAGGTTCAGGATTTGCGAAATATTTTAAAATTAAAAAATCTTGAATCAGAGGTGTTGGAAATGGCCATGAAAGTGGAAGGTTCAGTACGCAATACCGGAGTTCATGCAGCCGGAATTATTATTGCTCCTGATGACATTGCCAAATTCATTCCGGTATGTACCGCAAAAGATACCGATTTATTGGTCACACAAGTTGAAGGGAATGTCATTGAATATACCGGCTTGCTGAAAATGGATTTTCTTGGATTGAATACACTTTCAATTATCCAGGATGCATTGAGCAATATTGTAAAACGTCATGGTTCAGAAAAGCAAATCCAATTGGATGAAATTCCGTTGGATGATCCGTTAACATTAGAGCTTTTTCAAAAGGGAAATACAACCGGTATATTTCAGTTTGAAAGTGAGGGTATGCGTTCAAATCTAAAAAGTTTAAAACCGAACGGGATTGAAGATATCATCGCCATGAATGCACTTTTTAGACCCGGTCCCATGGCTTTTATTGATGAATTTATCAACCGAAAAAATAAAAAACAACAAATAGAATACCCGCACCCCTGGTTGGAAACTTTGTTACAACCAACCTATGGCATTATGGTCTATCAGGAACAAATTATGCAAACGGCTCAAATCATGGCAGATTATTCACTCGGTGAAGCCGATGTGTTGCGAAGAGCCATGGGTAAAAAGAAGAAAGAAGAAATGGACAAGCAAAGCAGTTTGTTTGTCGAACGTGCCGGATTAAAAGGAATTGATGAAGCCAAAGCAAAAGATATTTTTGAAGTGATGGCTAAATTTGCAGCGTATGGATTTAATCGTTCACACGCAGCGGCATATTCCGTATTGGCATTTCAAACGGCCTATCTTAAAGCACATTATCCTGCAGAGTATATGGCTGCAGTTTTAACTGCCAATAAAAGCAATGTCTCTGATTTGCGCGTCTATTTAAATGAATGTCAGAAAATGAAACTCACGGTATTGGGTCCTGATATCAATGAATCTGAAATGGAATTTACTGTGAATGCAAAGGGGCAGATTCGTTTTGGACTTTCTGCATTAAAAGGGATTGGAGAAGGACCGGTAAGCGACATTTTAATTGAACGCAATGAATTTGGCTTGTTTAAAGATTTTGCAGATTTAGCAAAAAGGCTCAGTTCAAAAGTTTTTAATAAAAAAGTGATAGAAAGTCTTGTTTATGGGGGTGCATTTGATTGTTTTAGCAACATGCACCGTGCACAATATTTTGCACCGATTGATAAATATCCCAGCTATATTGAATGTATGATCCGTTGGGGCAGTCAATACCAGGCTTCAATTAATTCGCAACAGGCTTCATTGTTTGGAAATTCATTGGCCAATGACATTTCGATTCCTAAAATACCGGAGTGTGCCCCTTGGACAAGTATTGAAAAGTTGGCTCACGAAGTAGAGATTGCAGGTATTTATTTAAGTTCACATCCATTAGATGATTATCAACTTGAGATTCGGAATATTAATTCAATCAGTCTTGATAAGATTGAAACATTTATGGAAGAATCTAAATTGGGAAACAGGCTGCGAATTTGTGGTTTGATGGCTGAAGTTCAACACCGCACGACTCAAAAGGGAGATGGATTTGCAATATTTAAATTGCAGGATTATTTTGGCAGTGTTACCATCAGATTATTTAAAGAACAATACCTCCAATACAAAGGCTTGCTTGAAAACGGAAAAGCAGTTATGGTTGATGGATTTTTTGAAAAATCTAAATACCGTCAAAATGATGATGAAATTGTATTTCGTGTAGTAAATATGATGTTGTTATCTTCAGCAATTCCGTTCATCACTAAAAAATTTACAGTTTATATTCGACTTGAAGCCATAACCGATGAATTAATAAAACGAATGGATAAATCACTAAAAGCACACAAAGGAACAATGCCTCTCAAATTGCAAGTGATTGATATGGCGCAAGAACAACAACTTGGATTTGTATCAACTAAAAAAGTATCAGTCAGCAGTGAGTTACTGGCGGAATTGGAAGAGTTGGGATTAAATTATAAATTGAATTAA
- a CDS encoding T9SS type A sorting domain-containing protein, with protein sequence MKQIPNSSSRPKFMDFLLILMLLIPTGMLVAAKPLNAIKINSTSNVLNLPPGCPCSSGSINGSFETNCVSNSSISFTGSCFGWSTNDSNFEIWGNGNEGVAPYHGSNYIEINSNFPSTIYQDFATCDGENYYWQIAHRGRLGTQNAVFEIGPTGGPFTTLASMTDGTSWQLYTGNYAIPSGQTISRLRIRGVSGGSVGNFVDAVAFVPSAACISTDNDGDGYSPVYGDCNDNNSAIYPCRAELCNNIDDNCNGFVDEGTDSDGDGITYCFDNCPNNYNPNQADSDCDGVGDVCDVCPGGNDKVDNNNDGRPDCKYPPSNINQIINAWKCSSNTKVQVCSKSPGGYKTVCTYLSAVQNHINAGGYLGPCNNAGCGGGNLKSIEKNEFMSGEEVVYEYDLTASDYQGIELYPNPAQNMLYVKIQSNSGDPVVLVLYNNIGQKLFAETYSMNHQNELVNPVGISNFSNGLYFVKIMNGTEREVKSFTIQK encoded by the coding sequence ATGAAACAAATTCCGAATTCTAGCTCTCGTCCCAAATTCATGGATTTTCTATTGATTTTAATGCTTTTAATTCCAACTGGTATGTTGGTGGCTGCTAAACCGCTAAATGCAATTAAAATTAATAGCACCTCAAACGTATTGAATCTGCCGCCTGGTTGTCCATGTTCTTCGGGTTCCATCAATGGCAGTTTTGAAACCAATTGTGTTTCAAACAGTTCAATTAGTTTCACTGGTTCTTGTTTTGGATGGTCAACGAATGACTCGAATTTTGAAATCTGGGGAAATGGAAATGAAGGAGTTGCCCCTTACCATGGATCCAATTACATTGAAATTAATTCAAATTTTCCAAGTACCATTTATCAGGATTTTGCCACCTGCGATGGGGAGAACTATTATTGGCAAATTGCCCACAGAGGCCGGCTTGGTACTCAAAATGCCGTTTTTGAAATTGGCCCGACGGGAGGTCCTTTTACTACTTTAGCTTCCATGACAGATGGTACTAGTTGGCAATTATACACTGGAAACTATGCAATACCTTCCGGACAAACTATTTCACGTTTGAGAATCAGAGGAGTTTCTGGTGGTTCAGTAGGTAATTTTGTCGATGCCGTTGCTTTTGTTCCAAGTGCTGCTTGTATTTCAACCGACAATGATGGAGATGGCTACAGTCCGGTTTATGGGGATTGCAATGACAACAATTCTGCTATTTATCCTTGCAGGGCTGAATTATGCAACAACATTGATGATAATTGCAATGGATTTGTCGATGAAGGAACTGATTCCGATGGCGATGGCATTACATATTGTTTTGACAATTGTCCAAACAATTATAATCCAAATCAGGCCGATTCAGACTGTGATGGCGTAGGAGATGTTTGTGATGTTTGTCCTGGAGGCAATGATAAAGTAGACAACAACAACGATGGCAGACCGGATTGTAAATATCCGCCTTCCAACATCAATCAAATCATCAATGCCTGGAAATGCAGCAGCAATACCAAAGTACAAGTATGCAGCAAATCACCTGGAGGATATAAAACAGTTTGTACCTATTTATCAGCTGTTCAAAATCACATCAATGCAGGAGGTTATTTAGGCCCTTGCAATAATGCAGGTTGCGGTGGTGGAAATTTGAAAAGCATCGAGAAAAATGAATTTATGTCAGGTGAAGAAGTGGTTTACGAATATGATCTTACCGCTTCAGATTATCAGGGCATCGAACTCTACCCGAATCCTGCTCAAAATATGTTGTATGTTAAAATACAATCCAATTCCGGCGATCCGGTTGTACTCGTTTTATATAATAATATCGGACAAAAACTGTTTGCAGAAACCTATTCAATGAATCATCAAAATGAACTGGTAAATCCAGTTGGAATTTCTAATTTTTCAAATGGTTTGTATTTTGTAAAAATCATGAATGGTACCGAAAGAGAAGTAAAATCATTTACAATTCAAAAATAA
- a CDS encoding glucosaminidase domain-containing protein, with product MVSARPVSVQEKYIEQFKFLAISEMDRSGIPASIKMAQGLLESMAGRSELAIQANNHFGIKCKNNWNGETYQYEDDDYNASGQLIASCFRSYSSAIDSYKDHSDFLMNRPRYKELFSLSKTDYTSWAYGLKRCGYATDPNYAERLIRTIQKYNLDLLDYKTELKEELIVETPKREIHTMESLQNKMIKPIFVSNPVKKSIPAKTIKGVQKKKRKSRI from the coding sequence ATGGTCTCTGCCCGTCCGGTTTCTGTTCAGGAAAAATACATCGAACAATTTAAATTTCTTGCTATCAGCGAAATGGATCGCAGCGGCATCCCTGCCAGTATTAAAATGGCACAAGGACTGCTTGAATCCATGGCCGGTCGCAGTGAACTTGCCATTCAGGCAAATAATCATTTTGGCATTAAATGTAAAAACAATTGGAACGGAGAAACCTATCAATACGAAGATGATGATTACAATGCTTCCGGTCAGTTGATTGCTTCTTGTTTTCGATCCTATTCTTCAGCCATTGATTCCTATAAAGACCACAGCGATTTTTTAATGAATCGCCCCCGTTACAAAGAATTATTTAGTCTTTCTAAAACAGATTATACTTCATGGGCTTATGGACTTAAAAGGTGTGGATATGCAACCGATCCCAATTATGCCGAACGATTAATTCGCACAATTCAAAAATACAATCTGGATTTATTGGATTATAAAACGGAGCTAAAAGAAGAATTGATTGTTGAAACTCCTAAAAGAGAAATTCATACTATGGAATCTCTTCAAAACAAAATGATTAAACCGATTTTTGTTTCAAACCCGGTTAAAAAATCTATTCCTGCAAAAACTATAAAAGGAGTACAAAAGAAGAAACGCAAGTCAAGAATTTAG
- the pdxA gene encoding 4-hydroxythreonine-4-phosphate dehydrogenase PdxA, translating to MDKVKIGISCGDINSISLEVILKALNNEQIFKNIIPIIYGNIKIVSYHKNIALLENLSINIIGQGERPRPGRINLVNCWNDNVTITLGKASPDGGKFAQIALERAVDDVLKSEIDALVTGPVNKLSMRMAGFNYSGHTGYLKDKAEVNDCLMFMVSDRIKIGLVTDHVAVSSIASQITKESVLSKLRIMEQSLMSDFGIEKPHIAVLGLNPHAGEEGLIGSEDEEIIRPAIIEAKKAGLFVAGPYSADGFFGSGHFSKFDGILAMYHDQGLIPFKNMSYYEGVNYTAGLNFVRTSPDHGTAFDIAGKNEADPRSMIHAIYTAKDIYLQRKGFHEMRENVLKKRPKLSEESSE from the coding sequence ATGGACAAAGTAAAAATTGGGATCAGCTGTGGGGATATCAACAGTATCAGTTTAGAGGTAATCCTTAAGGCACTCAACAACGAACAAATATTTAAGAACATCATCCCCATCATTTATGGGAATATCAAGATTGTATCATACCATAAAAACATTGCGCTGCTTGAAAATTTAAGTATCAATATAATTGGCCAGGGGGAGAGACCCCGTCCTGGTAGAATCAATCTGGTCAATTGCTGGAATGACAATGTAACGATCACCTTAGGGAAAGCAAGTCCAGATGGAGGCAAATTTGCCCAAATTGCCTTAGAACGAGCAGTGGATGATGTGTTGAAATCTGAAATTGACGCCTTGGTTACAGGTCCTGTAAATAAATTGTCTATGCGGATGGCCGGGTTTAATTACTCAGGACATACCGGATATTTAAAAGACAAGGCAGAAGTAAATGATTGCCTGATGTTTATGGTTTCAGACCGGATTAAAATCGGTTTGGTTACCGATCATGTGGCGGTGTCTTCGATTGCTTCTCAGATTACGAAGGAAAGTGTATTGAGTAAGTTGCGGATCATGGAACAATCGCTGATGTCGGATTTTGGAATTGAGAAGCCCCATATTGCTGTATTGGGTTTAAATCCGCATGCTGGCGAGGAAGGACTCATTGGATCTGAAGATGAAGAAATTATCCGACCAGCAATTATAGAAGCCAAAAAAGCCGGTTTATTTGTTGCTGGACCTTATTCTGCAGATGGATTTTTTGGAAGTGGCCATTTCAGTAAATTTGATGGCATTTTGGCAATGTATCATGATCAAGGTTTAATTCCTTTTAAAAACATGTCATATTACGAAGGTGTAAATTATACAGCTGGTTTGAATTTTGTTCGAACTTCACCGGATCATGGAACTGCTTTTGATATTGCAGGAAAAAATGAAGCAGATCCTCGTTCTATGATCCATGCAATATATACAGCAAAAGACATTTACTTACAGCGTAAAGGCTTTCATGAAATGCGTGAAAATGTATTAAAGAAAAGGCCAAAGCTATCAGAAGAATCGAGCGAGTAG
- a CDS encoding transketolase: MEIGELKRMASQVRRDIIRQTHQCASGHPGGSLGCADFLTALYFNVLQKKLPFQMEGIGEDLFFLSNGHISPVFYSVLARSGYFPIEELNTFRKINSRLQGHPTTHEHLPGVRIASGSLGQGVSAALGAALAKKLDSDPGLVYVLTGDGELQEGQIWEAVLAAAHYKADNLILTVDWNGQQIDGPNDKVMSLGDLPAKWNSFGWDVMHMNGNNMEDVLNVLTLAKSKTGKGKPIVILMKTSMGFGVDFMMGSHKWHGVAPNAEQTALALSQLEETYGDY, encoded by the coding sequence ATGGAGATAGGAGAATTAAAGCGTATGGCATCCCAGGTTCGCAGGGATATCATCAGACAAACCCACCAATGCGCCAGCGGGCATCCGGGTGGTTCTTTGGGTTGTGCCGATTTTCTGACGGCTTTGTATTTTAATGTGCTCCAAAAAAAATTACCCTTTCAAATGGAAGGCATTGGAGAAGACCTTTTTTTCCTTTCCAACGGTCATATTTCTCCTGTGTTTTATTCCGTATTAGCGCGTTCTGGCTACTTTCCAATTGAAGAATTGAATACGTTTAGAAAAATAAATTCCAGATTGCAAGGTCACCCAACAACTCATGAACACCTACCTGGTGTGCGCATTGCTTCAGGTTCTTTAGGACAGGGTGTCAGTGCTGCATTGGGAGCTGCTTTGGCAAAAAAATTGGATTCAGATCCGGGTTTAGTATATGTTTTAACCGGAGATGGTGAATTGCAGGAAGGCCAAATCTGGGAAGCCGTATTGGCTGCCGCACATTATAAAGCTGACAATCTGATTCTTACCGTTGACTGGAATGGCCAACAAATTGATGGCCCAAACGACAAAGTAATGTCATTAGGTGACCTGCCAGCAAAATGGAATAGTTTCGGTTGGGATGTTATGCATATGAATGGCAATAATATGGAAGATGTCCTTAACGTGCTTACATTGGCAAAATCAAAAACAGGCAAAGGAAAACCAATCGTAATCCTGATGAAAACAAGCATGGGCTTTGGAGTTGATTTTATGATGGGCTCTCACAAATGGCACGGAGTCGCTCCCAATGCCGAACAAACCGCTTTAGCCTTAAGTCAATTGGAAGAAACTTATGGAGACTATTAA
- a CDS encoding transketolase family protein yields the protein MSWDLYQSTKKSATRNGFGEGFLEAGRLDSRVVGLCADLVGSLKMDAFEKEFPNRFFQTGISEANMMGMAAGMATVGKIPYTGTFANFSTGRVYDQIRQSIAYSDKNVKICASHAGVTLGEDGATHQILEDIGLMKMLPGMTVINPADAHQTKEATKAIANWKGPVYLRFGRPDWPVFLENQPFEIGKGLVLKEGKDLSIFATGHMVWQALEACRELEKQGIDCELINIHTIKPIDVDCILKSVRKTNKVVSCEEHQRNGGLGDSIAQILVQHHPCRQEYVAVNDSFGESGKPMELLIKYGLGIEDVINAAKKVLG from the coding sequence ATGTCCTGGGATCTCTACCAATCAACTAAAAAATCTGCAACCCGAAATGGATTTGGGGAAGGTTTTCTTGAAGCCGGTCGATTAGATTCCCGGGTTGTCGGATTGTGTGCTGATTTGGTTGGATCATTAAAAATGGATGCGTTCGAAAAAGAATTTCCAAACCGTTTTTTTCAGACAGGAATTTCTGAAGCAAATATGATGGGAATGGCTGCTGGTATGGCAACGGTTGGTAAAATTCCTTATACCGGAACGTTTGCGAATTTTAGTACCGGAAGAGTGTACGATCAGATTCGTCAATCCATTGCATACTCAGATAAAAATGTAAAAATTTGCGCGTCTCATGCCGGAGTGACTTTAGGTGAAGACGGAGCAACACATCAGATATTAGAAGATATTGGATTAATGAAAATGCTTCCGGGCATGACCGTTATTAATCCTGCAGATGCTCACCAAACCAAAGAAGCTACGAAAGCTATTGCAAATTGGAAGGGGCCGGTATATCTTCGATTTGGTCGTCCGGATTGGCCTGTATTTTTAGAAAATCAACCGTTTGAAATCGGAAAAGGACTGGTTCTGAAAGAAGGAAAAGATTTAAGCATTTTTGCAACAGGACACATGGTTTGGCAGGCACTGGAAGCCTGTCGTGAATTAGAAAAACAAGGAATCGATTGCGAACTCATCAACATTCATACAATAAAACCAATCGACGTAGATTGTATTTTGAAATCCGTTCGAAAAACCAATAAAGTGGTCAGCTGCGAAGAACACCAACGCAATGGGGGCTTGGGCGATTCAATTGCTCAGATCCTTGTGCAGCATCATCCTTGCCGGCAGGAATACGTTGCAGTCAATGATTCCTTCGGCGAATCGGGCAAACCCATGGAGCTCTTGATAAAATATGGTCTGGGAATAGAGGATGTTATCAATGCAGCTAAGAAGGTGCTGGGTTAA
- a CDS encoding CHRD domain-containing protein translates to MNKNFTYLLSFLFFCLAMQPVSVQAENGQMMFVAEMNTSNEVPPVRGDALGLMTFLVSEDRSEVYVHGAFTNLTGNIIGCRIHLGTSDTTGPVFIDLGTMISGSRIKGVFKTPPGFLAASFFGELYVNVFTTGFPNGEIRGQLNWKSEIILSTVISGASQIPPVPGQAFGLGAIRISPNLTRMEYKIMYSGLSGPVTAAHIHAGDAFSTGPVIADLQDGIVLTGTIEDPNVVQQVLFAAFFTGAYVNIRTAANPDGEIRGQLQLDALANGYGVMNGSQENPPNNSSAKGFGYAALNYPDMDTLFYLVGFDGLVPTAAHIHNGAAGKNGPIFTALTPSNFPGIYFGQAPISGDMLTAFFKDELYFNIHTDANPGGEIRGQIENNLLKSFAFDLCGDQEIPVKNVPAYGAAYVAVNKANTELDYGMIVQNLNGDATSAQIYNANFGANGPVLVPLDLPNPFTTNVLPITGTVAGKIDKDGAYINVHTAANPAGEVRGQIRRTLSCKINTSIIESVIQELNLNNNFITQELFLEATLDKSMSIDLFINDAQGKLIRKWKQSFYPGFNKINIPVEQLASGFYLLNVAEGNNPLRSLKFIKN, encoded by the coding sequence ATGAACAAAAATTTTACCTATTTATTAAGTTTTTTATTTTTCTGCCTCGCGATGCAACCTGTAAGTGTGCAGGCCGAAAACGGACAAATGATGTTCGTTGCAGAAATGAATACTTCAAATGAAGTTCCACCTGTACGCGGTGATGCATTGGGTCTGATGACGTTTCTGGTTTCTGAAGATCGGAGTGAAGTTTACGTGCATGGTGCTTTTACTAATTTAACTGGAAATATCATTGGTTGCCGTATCCATTTAGGAACGAGTGATACAACCGGTCCAGTTTTTATAGATTTAGGAACAATGATTTCTGGAAGTCGTATTAAAGGAGTTTTTAAGACGCCTCCTGGGTTTTTAGCAGCTTCATTTTTTGGAGAACTTTATGTAAATGTGTTTACCACCGGTTTTCCAAATGGAGAAATCAGAGGACAACTCAATTGGAAATCTGAAATTATTTTATCTACTGTGATCTCTGGTGCATCCCAAATTCCTCCCGTACCAGGACAGGCATTCGGACTGGGTGCCATCCGAATCTCTCCAAATTTAACCCGCATGGAATATAAAATCATGTATTCCGGACTCAGCGGTCCGGTGACAGCAGCACATATTCATGCAGGAGATGCTTTCAGCACTGGCCCTGTCATTGCTGATTTACAAGATGGAATCGTTTTGACTGGAACTATTGAAGATCCCAATGTAGTTCAACAAGTTTTATTTGCTGCATTTTTTACCGGGGCTTATGTAAATATTCGTACTGCCGCAAATCCTGATGGAGAAATCAGAGGTCAATTGCAACTGGATGCATTAGCAAATGGCTATGGGGTAATGAACGGAAGTCAGGAAAATCCACCAAATAACAGTAGTGCTAAAGGATTTGGATACGCAGCACTTAATTATCCGGATATGGATACTTTGTTTTATTTAGTTGGTTTTGATGGCCTGGTTCCTACAGCTGCGCACATTCACAATGGTGCTGCTGGTAAAAATGGGCCTATCTTTACCGCTTTAACTCCTTCAAATTTCCCGGGGATATACTTTGGACAAGCTCCAATCAGTGGAGATATGTTGACTGCCTTTTTTAAAGATGAACTGTATTTTAACATTCATACCGATGCTAATCCAGGAGGTGAAATTCGTGGACAAATTGAAAACAATCTTTTAAAATCATTTGCTTTTGATCTGTGTGGTGACCAGGAAATCCCCGTTAAAAATGTTCCTGCTTATGGAGCAGCTTATGTTGCAGTAAACAAAGCAAATACTGAATTAGATTATGGAATGATTGTTCAAAATTTAAATGGAGATGCAACGTCTGCACAAATTTATAATGCAAATTTTGGTGCAAACGGACCTGTTTTAGTTCCTTTGGATTTACCCAATCCGTTTACAACTAATGTGCTTCCAATTACCGGAACAGTTGCTGGCAAAATTGATAAAGATGGAGCGTATATCAATGTACACACTGCAGCAAATCCTGCCGGAGAAGTGCGGGGTCAGATTCGCAGAACACTTTCATGTAAAATCAATACCTCCATTATTGAATCTGTTATCCAAGAATTAAATCTGAACAATAATTTCATTACTCAAGAATTGTTTTTAGAAGCAACTTTGGATAAATCCATGAGCATTGATTTATTTATAAATGATGCCCAAGGCAAACTAATTCGAAAATGGAAACAATCTTTCTATCCGGGATTTAATAAAATCAATATTCCTGTGGAGCAATTAGCTTCCGGTTTTTATTTATTAAATGTTGCTGAAGGTAATAATCCTTTGAGAAGCTTGAAATTTATTAAAAATTAA